The nucleotide window GCAGtttgtagtgtgttttttttcctaatCTAGATTAGGTGCAGACTTTATGTAAATGTCCTAATCACTTGGATTTTCTATTCTCATAAGGAAAATGGTTCAACAAATGAATTTATGTGAATATGCATAATAACATAAGAATGTGATTTACCAGTGGTTGAGGATTGCACAGAGGCTGTAGGAGTAGTCTCTCCGACATTTCTCTTTGATTCCAACATCTGTCTCACAGTACTGGAATTTCTATAACAAACAAAACAGATTTAGAAACTATCATAACTGAACTACACAGGTTGTATTCCCAGACTCTTGCATTTATTTCATGCAAAGTCACATAAATTTAACATTACTAGTGTAATATATATTTCCTGTTTTATCAATATTTacgattcattttattttagtgctgcaaataatttaaataatgtgGAAACTACAGAAATACACCCTCTCTCTAAACTTGGTGTATGTACAAGCAGGATTAAGTTTCAACTTTTGTCAGGTGTATTTTGGTAAAACACATTTGGTGAATTACCCTTGAGGTATATTCATTGCCAGCACAATCTGAGCATTTTAAATTGAGTTTCAAACAATTGTTTTTACATATCTGCCAGGGGAATCTTTGGTGAAAACACTGAAAAATACTGCTACActgaattattataataataaaaaaagaacctTTATTCATATACCCCAACCtgtatcccctccccccccccatataaaataatgataaaaatatcaaaaaaagatCCAGGTTTGGATAATAAACATTCCCTCAGCCTCAATGTTCTCGAGTCCTCACACTCCTTAACAATGACAATTATGTGCATACAAAGGGCAATGTTACTCCAAGTATTAGCATCTGATGCTTTAAAACTCACCCCCAAGCTACACACTGGTGAAAGAATATTCTTCATCTCACCTGTAAGACACAGCATTACCACTTGGAGTGACCTCATTTGTAGTCTTCTCTGGTGATGCAGGCTGGTTGGCTGTAGTTTGCTTTTTTCAAAAGGAGAATGGGAGGAACAAAAAAAGAAGGTTGTAGTTTTGTAAGAATTACATTTACCACAAAGTAAATGTACTATTTATCAGATTCTTTACTTATTTTACCATGAATCGGTAATACAATCGTTTAAATTGTGTAAAACGATAAAAATATCTGCCTAGTTatttaaaatataagaaaaagtaGTTTTCAGCTGCCAAGATCATGCTCCTATCATAAGCTGGATTTTCAAGCCAAATCACATTCTCACATTTAGTTTCCATTTGTCAGTAGAGCAGATGGCTTGTGAGACATCTTATTTTGTAAAACATGAAATGTTGTTTTATTGTAATTTTGATGATGTTTTACGGACAAAAAATTTCTTACAGAACTTCTTCACTTTACCTCAGGTCTTTTCTTTAGGTCTTCCTTTGCTGCACCAAAACGCTTTGTCAACCGGGCAATTTTAGCCTAGAGCAAAAAGATAAAGCAAGTACATTTTAGTTGACATTAAGGGATTTCTCTACAGTCATCGATAAACAGGACAATCTGTAGTTTGAAAAacagttcccaatttattttgtatttagagAATTTAGATCCGTAGTGCTGAATCCTTTATCAACAACCTAAAGTTTTCACATCACTTTTACAAAATTCCTGGGAATTTACCTGGATTGCATATAAAACATCTTCATGTTTTTTGCATTCAATTTTCTCCACTCTTGTCTTCAAGTCAGCAAGGGTTGTGTCAAAGACTGCAAACTGCAAAACATTTAGCTTCTCATCTAACATCTTCTGGATTACCTACAaacagaacatttaaaaaaaagtattaatataagaGTGGGGTGCGAATGTTCACTTGTACCATTAAAACATTCTTAAATAGctataaaagtaataaaattatgaaatgaccaagttaaaggggcactaagcAATATAACTCCTACAGCTTGGTGTAGGGGTATGCGGTCTATAGTCTGCTGGTGATGTACCTTGCAATAATATAAAACCACTTAGGCATAGTTTTATAGAACACAATGAATCACCACCATATTGGCTGCATGTAAAATGTTGAATTAACACTTCTATGTTGTAAATAGCAATTTTGTCCAACCTGGACAACACTGACAACGACTGTGTGAGTTTTGGGCTGGCTTATAAAGAAGTAGTATAATTCTAATTTGACTATCTATATTAACATGCTTCCCATTAATGCAAAACCACGGACACAGAATATTTGTTATGCATAATCTACataaacttaataaaatattacCGTATGAAGTTTCTTGTTGAGGTCATTTCCTCCTGTAATTTTAACCTGTAGCTCAGCTTCATATTCTTCACTATCAAACCGCCGCTTTTTAGAACTCTCACTGTCAAGGTCTTCAGATTTAGAGCGTTTACGATGGGAAACTACAGCTATAGAGAGAAAAAGGTTAAATGTTACCCAGGCTTTTATAAGGAGCCAAATGCTGATAACATATAAacatctatatatctctatatataactatatattagaCTTCTGCTACTTGTTAAGTCTATTCCTGGAACGATCTAGCTCTTGCTCATATTTTACTTTTCTCTCTGGAGTAATTCCAGCACTCAGCAGTAGGAGTCAGTGCCTTTATATAAAACAGGGAATGCTCTGGTGAAAACATTTCTGCAGTGAGCTTCCACCTCTCTCCTTACTTGAACAAGGtcccataaacaaaaaaaatccttaaatgtTAACTgaaaattcatacacacacaactaAGCATGTGCAAAACACAGGAATAGatacaaatgtattaaaaaagaCATACTTTGCTCTACTTGCTGTTCCTGTTCATTTGTCTCCTCTTTTTGTTGTTCTTTTTCTGCTACCGCTTCTTGATCTTCGGTTCTTGGAGCTAAaatgtagaaaaagaaaaaacaaatcagTTCGCAAGTAAGTACATTTAATAGGGTGTTCTCAAGTGTAACAGGGACGCAAATTTGACCATTTTAAAACTGAATTTATATATTGTTCTAAACTGCCTGGCTAGACAATAGACAAAAACTTTTCATGGCAATCAAAAGATACTATCCATCCGCTAACCCGCAAATACATCATGTAAATACCTTTGTGTTGGGATTCCACACAAGAATTCACTCTGGTGACCACTTTGCCTTTAGCATAAATGTGTTAAGAGGCTTAGGATGTATTCATTAAAAAGGACACTTTAGTCATACCCTGGGCATCAGCTTAACTTGTATTTCATAGATTATGGCCTCAGTTTTACAGTGTTTTTCTTCACTTTCATATTATTgacaataataagaaaaaaaatgttttgcagctTTCAGCCATCCTATGTAATGCCATTACATTAAAATAATCATTTAAATCCTAGGTCAGAACTTTAGGCTGAGCAAGTCCAAAAACACATCACAGCATTTGCACTGCCTAAGCCATCAGAAACCGGTTTCGGTGATTGGCTTCCGTGGTCAAAATGCCTTAAATAGAGTGAACGGTTACACTGGTGAGGTTTCCAACAACACCCCAGGATATGACAGATTATGTACGCCCACTGTTACAACAACCTTGCAACAAAAGCACAAAATGGAAGCGGGAGGGGGACACCACATACACATTATTACCTTGTGAGCTTGATCCATTTTCTTCAGTTGTTTGAATATCACAGGGTTCTTCCTCATCAGAAAGACGTAAAAAGCCTTCACTTGGTCCAGGTTCACTATTTTCAAGCTTACTTGGGGATAGGTCTGCCTTATCTTCATCAATATTTACATCACTCTCAGAAATCAAGTCCTCCACTGGGGCCAGTTTTTCCAGAATAGGGACAATTTCCTCTGTTTCCATGGGTTCTAAACTATCTAAACCAGAACTCTGTAATTTGAGAGGTTTCTCAAATGCAGCTTCTGTGGCCGAAGGGGATTTATTTTCTTCACCTTTTGCATTCTGGTCAACCTCCATACTACTTGATATGGCTTCTTCATTAGCATCCTGATCTACTGATAATGTATCTGGTATATGATTATTTTGTTCTGAACTTCCACCTTTTTCTGCCACAACCATACCTAGAGTCTCTTCTGCCTCTTCTGATCCATCTACCAAAGCATTCACTTGCTTCTCAGATCCCTCTTCATCAAGGACCTCAATATTGTCTCGCTCTTCAAGTACTTCTAGGTTTTCCATCTCATTTTGTAACGACTCCTTTAAGATTTCCTCTTCACCATTAACTTCCTTAGAATCCATGCCACAAGTCTCAAGAGTACATTTCAGGTTCTCCTCCAACATTTCATTCTCTTCCTTATATTGTTGATCTGGTAATGGATCTAGATTTTCCTGTTCCTCATTTAGACAGGCTTTCTCCCTCGGACGTTCGTCTTCCACTTCCTGTATTCCTTCTGAAAGTATGTGGTTATCCTCTTCCCCAGAAAGGTTTAGTTTTAGTTGTTCTTCCGAAATGTCAGCATCACATGGTACCACACTATCCTCTACTGGCAATTCTTTGGAGTCATTTTGGTCCTCATCTATAACGAGAGAATTATTTCCAGCATAGTCCTCTTCATCTTTATCTTGGCATGTATGGGTTTTAATATCACCAACACTTACACCTATTTCAGTTTCTTTACTTGCAAGAGTATCAGAGGTCTGTATATCAAGTGTAAGTTTCAAGTCTTTTGTGTGATCGGAATTTTTTAAACCTTCTTTTATGTCAGAAAGTTTGACAATGGGAACTTCATGTGCATCAGAGATAACATTTGTTGTACCATTTATGTCCTTTTTTTCCGCCATGTAGTCTAGATCATGATGGGATGAGTTTATGTCTGAATCTCCATTTTCATGTTTTCCATTAAGTAACTTTACCTCTGCAGGTTTTAGAAGTTCCTCTTTGGCTTTATGCACGGCTTCTAATTGTTGTCGACCACTAAATTTCATTGTTTTGCGTGCTTTAAAGATTTTCTTTTGAGGTTCTTCTGAACTATCCATCTTaaacctaaaaaataaatatttatatataaaaaaagggtaAAACTTGTATACATTTTTTCTGAACTTTACATTACTATTATATCTGTATGCTCGACAACCACTTTAATAAATGACTGCTAATATTTAAACAAGTAGATATGCTTTTTTATAAGTagtatatacacattttaaaggACTACAATTAGCCTATATTTTCAGGTGTTCAGGGCACACTTTGAGATGGCCTGAAAGCACACCAATGTGCCATGTAACACAGGATAAATAACACCATTTTACCTGTAGCCACAAATTAATACAAAACTCTGTAGATTTATTGTAACTACTACTTGAAACATTTTTAACACaccctataaaataaatatttatatatcaaaACTTAAACTCATCAAGACACGTGACGCAGAACCCTTCATagaaaagcactgattcaatgctttcctacagggaagCGTGGATGCATGCGTGTCATGTGCATGAGGTCCCCAATTCTTCTCTACAAGTAGCAGTGGCTTAGACCACACGAGAGAAGGCCATGTCTCCACGACATTGTGGAAAACAGAGAAGTAAGCAGTGTGTGCTGGACAAAATGTGATGTAAATAtatgctgttgtatacagcaaacacaaactccaaggaatccatgtatttaaaatggaataatgagccAAAATTGTGATTctgtgttgaactaatttgcatatgcccacccagaatcctttgcaacaGTAACATCCCCAATTTTATCTGGGGTAATTTTTTTTGGTCAATCTGTTTTATTGAAGGAGTAATATCAGCACAGACATATCATAGATGCAACAAAGAGTAACAATTGCATATTCTCCTATGTTAAACTGACCCATTTTTTTATGAAAGTGAAAGGTCAAGCGAAGCTCAAGAGTATGCCTTGGATAACAGGAGTACGATTAAGTCAGatgtctggtaaaaaaaaaacatgtgccaAGATACATCGAAGTAAACATACTGACCATAAGAGTGACTATAGTAATTAAAATTAAACTGTGCTAAACAGGTTGTGTACCGATCAGACCTACGTGTACCGATCAGACCTAcatacaagaagaaaaaaaaagaaaaaagtaaaaaagtataaAGCAATAATCCAGAATGAAGAACTACAGCTGCTGTAAATGCCAGAACTCTGCATTAGGTGTCCACTAACATGGAGAGGCAGTATAGTCAGCCAATTCCCATACTGGGCATAATGTGTGGATTTGAACTCAGTTTATCCAAAGGGGCTTTGCAGCAGAGACCGGGAGAGGCACCCGTCCAGACCCAGGCCCATCAGAGAGCCGGCAACACAAATTCATGGACTGTCTCTCCGAGGTCAAGTCCTTCCCCATTGGGTGACTGTGGAAGGTCCTCTTTTTTGGTGCCAAACTTTGCGTGTTCTGCCAGTGTGTGGCAGTCATCTTACTTTAGGCCCGTTTCAGCTTCTCTACAAAAATTCAGCAAGGCAAGTTACTGTTATGGGTAAGTCGGTACAGTTCACTATAAAGGCGAGAGATCGGCTGCGTCCCTTGCCCTGGAGCAAACAGCAGGACGCAGATAGCTTCAGGACCCAATAAGTGCTCGACACAGCCAAGAGAGTTGGTCCAAGAAGTACTCAGGTGTCTTCTGTATCTTGGGAAGCAGGTGTAGTTTCAATATGTGCAGGATTGCTTGATTCATACAGTGAGATCAAAAGCAAGTAGAGGAGCTCCTTCAGCTTACATCCTGCTTGCTTGGCAACCAGGTCATGTCCCCTTCTCAGAGACAATAATGCAcaccttccaagtgtccctatttaggtgggtcagtccctattttgggtgcAAATTCCCATGTCCCTCTATTCTCTCCGAATGTTcctctaggagctccatatatttttttttttatttctttatttttcattccaCAGAGtaaaatacacagacacaaatcagAGTTGTCATACTTGCATATACTGGGTCTCGCTAGTCATCAACAATAATTATGGAGCCTGAGTGAGTGAAGGGTGCATCAATGAGTGTCGGGTGAGGGGATCTGTAGTAAGGCAGCATAAGTGTCGTGAGTGTCGGCTAGCGGTAGAGCTATCTGTGGAGGCTTGTGTAAATGTCTGATGCGGTGTATGACAGGCAGACTACTGGAGCTCCATATTTTTTGTGAATGTAAATCTGTGCTCCACAGAAATCATTCATACTGTGTCTTTAAAATGATGATCCTGCACGTTGCCACAACTCCACTCatacccctaaaattaaaatattcccctttatccatttgaaatgttgggaggtattaaATTATATGCAACCTAACCCTTGATGGAAATATACAATATGACAGATGAATCTGATCAAGTTATAATCACCTTTGGGAATCTAGATAATTCATGTGAAACCAAACATGGTTAAAACTTTCACATCCAATTTTATAGTAATAAAATTGGTTCCCAAACTAACTCTTCATTGAAATAAAACTATATACTGCaaggcagggcttgacaaatctgaCAAAAaatcttgacaaaaaaaaaaaaagtaggaaagATTTTTCAAGGTCAAAataacaattcttaaagggacactatactcaccacaaccactgcagcttaatgtagttattctgaagTCTATATACTGTCCCTGcacgcttttcaatgtaaacactgacttttcagactaAAGACCGGGTTTACATTGCGGTCTGGTAATACCTCTGACAGTCTAGTGAAGTGCttcccatagggatgcattgatttaatgcatctctataaagaaCAGTTGATTGCACAGcatgttttgctgcgcatgctcaACAGTCTCCCAATGTTtatctatggggaagcattggattggctgagatcatcaagattcatGATATCAGCCTTGGAGGTAGGGCCAGCCGTAGTGTCACCAGGACAGCATTGGAAAAAGGGTGAGTAAAaatcacctttcccatgtgattggaggggggcatgtcacctaaacacgcacagacacacacaccattaaattttattattttaaatccacccccacatacctttgggagagctggagtggataagCTTTCCTTGGGGTCCAGCAGAGCTGTggtcatctccctgctctgctccctagagcgtggtttagtgatgccgggccagaattatattattattatgatatttatatagcgccgtcaaattccgcagcgctttacaatgggtggacgaacagacatgtagttgtaaccagacaagttggacacacaggaacagaggggttgagggccctgctcaattagcttacatgctagagggagtggggtaaaatgacacaaaaaggtacggATAGTATTAGaccagtgacagttgcagaagaggaatcagttgggagctattaacagtttaattgatacgcttttatgaagaagtgggtttttaacgattttttgaaggagtggagactg belongs to Pelobates fuscus isolate aPelFus1 chromosome 7, aPelFus1.pri, whole genome shotgun sequence and includes:
- the ATF7IP gene encoding activating transcription factor 7-interacting protein 1 isoform X1 gives rise to the protein MAICIARFKMDSSEEPQKKIFKARKTMKFSGRQQLEAVHKAKEELLKPAEVKLLNGKHENGDSDINSSHHDLDYMAEKKDINGTTNVISDAHEVPIVKLSDIKEGLKNSDHTKDLKLTLDIQTSDTLASKETEIGVSVGDIKTHTCQDKDEEDYAGNNSLVIDEDQNDSKELPVEDSVVPCDADISEEQLKLNLSGEEDNHILSEGIQEVEDERPREKACLNEEQENLDPLPDQQYKEENEMLEENLKCTLETCGMDSKEVNGEEEILKESLQNEMENLEVLEERDNIEVLDEEGSEKQVNALVDGSEEAEETLGMVVAEKGGSSEQNNHIPDTLSVDQDANEEAISSSMEVDQNAKGEENKSPSATEAAFEKPLKLQSSGLDSLEPMETEEIVPILEKLAPVEDLISESDVNIDEDKADLSPSKLENSEPGPSEGFLRLSDEEEPCDIQTTEENGSSSQAPRTEDQEAVAEKEQQKEETNEQEQQVEQTVVSHRKRSKSEDLDSESSKKRRFDSEEYEAELQVKITGGNDLNKKLHTVIQKMLDEKLNVLQFAVFDTTLADLKTRVEKIECKKHEDVLYAIQAKIARLTKRFGAAKEDLKKRPEQTTANQPASPEKTTNEVTPSGNAVSYRNSSTVRQMLESKRNVGETTPTASVQSSTTGAPLLPSPSSLPLRNTNTTQISATQSTPNTSLQGRAPPDWKLIQQKINASSIGSSQNTVTTQPKPSTPVTSAPVMSSVLSAPSTTTVVGNTQVSASTTQPMSVSLQSLPVILHVPVAMPSQSQILQGTTGTLVTNQQSGNVEFIPVQNQPAVSNLTKTPSVTMAATKPINSSSLPSPGIQRNSPASSIASTLAVQAITPSHSVAQISRPSLQPVGSTGVYNQANNRTPSQLKSPLSGFSSSSTPELPTASRQEQANRTPVTPNAETPASKRAAETTTPSGKAGSGIIDLTLDEEDHEAASQESKRTSSGVPSSQVTGRPSQPTQSSQPNSFQTQSVPAGPSQTTIHVLPSAQTTVNITQRPGTQAPTRATAPRPPSNQQMVYTTTNLPTVPPSTPARSTLMQNQNLKQISPQTGGVPVRMPQATAYVVNNGMAMGTAGPQLTVHHRPAQEPARPIHPAPLPEAPQPQRLPAEAGSTSAPQKPHLKLARVQSQNGIVLSWSVLEVDRSCAVVDSYHLYAYHEDPTATSPSQWKKIGEVKALPLPMACTLTQFVSGSKYYFAVRAKDIYGRFGPFCDPQSTDVISTQSS
- the ATF7IP gene encoding activating transcription factor 7-interacting protein 1 isoform X3 — protein: MDSSEEPQKKIFKARKTMKFSGRQQLEAVHKAKEELLKPAEVKLLNGKHENGDSDINSSHHDLDYMAEKKDINGTTNVISDAHEVPIVKLSDIKEGLKNSDHTKDLKLTLDIQTSDTLASKETEIGVSVGDIKTHTCQDKDEEDYAGNNSLVIDEDQNDSKELPVEDSVVPCDADISEEQLKLNLSGEEDNHILSEGIQEVEDERPREKACLNEEQENLDPLPDQQYKEENEMLEENLKCTLETCGMDSKEVNGEEEILKESLQNEMENLEVLEERDNIEVLDEEGSEKQVNALVDGSEEAEETLGMVVAEKGGSSEQNNHIPDTLSVDQDANEEAISSSMEVDQNAKGEENKSPSATEAAFEKPLKLQSSGLDSLEPMETEEIVPILEKLAPVEDLISESDVNIDEDKADLSPSKLENSEPGPSEGFLRLSDEEEPCDIQTTEENGSSSQAPRTEDQEAVAEKEQQKEETNEQEQQVEQTVVSHRKRSKSEDLDSESSKKRRFDSEEYEAELQVKITGGNDLNKKLHTVIQKMLDEKLNVLQFAVFDTTLADLKTRVEKIECKKHEDVLYAIQAKIARLTKRFGAAKEDLKKRPEQTTANQPASPEKTTNEVTPSGNAVSYRNSSTVRQMLESKRNVGETTPTASVQSSTTGAPLLPSPSSLPLRNTNTTQISATQSTPNTSLQGRAPPDWKLIQQKINASSIGSSQNTVTTQPKPSTPVTSAPVMSSVLSAPSTTTVVGNTQVSASTTQPMSVSLQSLPVILHVPVAMPSQSQILQGTTGTLVTNQQSGNVEFIPVQNQPAVSNLTKTPSVTMAATKPINSSSLPSPGIQRNSPASSIASTLAVQAITPSHSVAQISRPSLQPVGSTGVYNQANNRTPSQLKSPLSGFSSSSTPELPTASRQEQANRTPVTPNAETPASKRAAETTTPSGKAGSGIIDLTLDEEDHEAASQESKRTSSGVPSSQVTGRPSQPTQSSQPNSFQTQSVPAGPSQTTIHVLPSAQTTVNITQRPGTQAPTRATAPRPPSNQQMVYTTTNLPTVPPSTPARSTLMQNQNLKQISPQTGGVPVRMPQATAYVVNNGMAMGTAGPQLTVHHRPAQEPARPIHPAPLPEAPQPQRLPAEAGSTSAPQKPHLKLARVQSQNGIVLSWSVLEVDRSCAVVDSYHLYAYHEDPTATSPSQWKKIGEVKALPLPMACTLTQFVSGSKYYFAVRAKDIYGRFGPFCDPQSTDVISTQSS
- the ATF7IP gene encoding activating transcription factor 7-interacting protein 1 isoform X2, with product MQRFKMDSSEEPQKKIFKARKTMKFSGRQQLEAVHKAKEELLKPAEVKLLNGKHENGDSDINSSHHDLDYMAEKKDINGTTNVISDAHEVPIVKLSDIKEGLKNSDHTKDLKLTLDIQTSDTLASKETEIGVSVGDIKTHTCQDKDEEDYAGNNSLVIDEDQNDSKELPVEDSVVPCDADISEEQLKLNLSGEEDNHILSEGIQEVEDERPREKACLNEEQENLDPLPDQQYKEENEMLEENLKCTLETCGMDSKEVNGEEEILKESLQNEMENLEVLEERDNIEVLDEEGSEKQVNALVDGSEEAEETLGMVVAEKGGSSEQNNHIPDTLSVDQDANEEAISSSMEVDQNAKGEENKSPSATEAAFEKPLKLQSSGLDSLEPMETEEIVPILEKLAPVEDLISESDVNIDEDKADLSPSKLENSEPGPSEGFLRLSDEEEPCDIQTTEENGSSSQAPRTEDQEAVAEKEQQKEETNEQEQQVEQTVVSHRKRSKSEDLDSESSKKRRFDSEEYEAELQVKITGGNDLNKKLHTVIQKMLDEKLNVLQFAVFDTTLADLKTRVEKIECKKHEDVLYAIQAKIARLTKRFGAAKEDLKKRPEQTTANQPASPEKTTNEVTPSGNAVSYRNSSTVRQMLESKRNVGETTPTASVQSSTTGAPLLPSPSSLPLRNTNTTQISATQSTPNTSLQGRAPPDWKLIQQKINASSIGSSQNTVTTQPKPSTPVTSAPVMSSVLSAPSTTTVVGNTQVSASTTQPMSVSLQSLPVILHVPVAMPSQSQILQGTTGTLVTNQQSGNVEFIPVQNQPAVSNLTKTPSVTMAATKPINSSSLPSPGIQRNSPASSIASTLAVQAITPSHSVAQISRPSLQPVGSTGVYNQANNRTPSQLKSPLSGFSSSSTPELPTASRQEQANRTPVTPNAETPASKRAAETTTPSGKAGSGIIDLTLDEEDHEAASQESKRTSSGVPSSQVTGRPSQPTQSSQPNSFQTQSVPAGPSQTTIHVLPSAQTTVNITQRPGTQAPTRATAPRPPSNQQMVYTTTNLPTVPPSTPARSTLMQNQNLKQISPQTGGVPVRMPQATAYVVNNGMAMGTAGPQLTVHHRPAQEPARPIHPAPLPEAPQPQRLPAEAGSTSAPQKPHLKLARVQSQNGIVLSWSVLEVDRSCAVVDSYHLYAYHEDPTATSPSQWKKIGEVKALPLPMACTLTQFVSGSKYYFAVRAKDIYGRFGPFCDPQSTDVISTQSS